Proteins from one Dysgonomonas sp. HDW5A genomic window:
- a CDS encoding tail fiber domain-containing protein, with protein MRVKILLLNFVLSSLGLSMAQVGLNTESPKASLQVSTATATDNTVSEGIIAPILTRTQLIAKDALYGADQTGAIVYISETSGTPSQKTSLIDWKGYYFFDGTIWKQLGTEPWYRKNGGPAIANSDSIYLRGKVVINGTEIATVHGDNAALSVYGADALINGLTVGKGSGNITGNIAVGENALLANTTGNNNIAIGYYALAKNTNGSHNISMGSLATPSLASGDYNISVGYMANSSLITGSNNIAIGSQSGFPGGTSNIAIGYKAGSDITGTNNIAIGALSRIISGNNNIVIGNVASINGSGTNFNIAIGDSVTVEGNYNIAIGKLSKVRGTNSVALGYGSINNTNNSIVLGSSQVNTIRAAVTSITALSDRRVKRDIRENVPGLAFINKLNPVTYNMDVSAMASLQQTPDTINMQRKLEIEKILHTGFIAQEVEKAARDINYDFDGVSIPQNKNEIYGVNYTSFVPSLIKAVQEQKKQIEEQEQFIEEQKLSIQKQDILVQDLRKRLATLEAK; from the coding sequence ATGAGAGTAAAAATTCTACTATTAAACTTTGTTTTATCGTCCCTAGGCTTATCTATGGCTCAGGTTGGATTAAACACCGAATCGCCTAAAGCATCCTTACAGGTATCGACAGCAACAGCCACAGACAATACTGTAAGCGAAGGGATAATCGCTCCAATATTAACTCGAACTCAACTAATTGCTAAAGATGCACTATACGGAGCCGATCAGACCGGAGCAATAGTATATATTTCAGAAACTTCGGGAACACCCTCTCAAAAGACTTCTCTTATCGACTGGAAAGGATATTACTTTTTTGATGGGACAATATGGAAACAGCTTGGTACCGAACCTTGGTATCGAAAAAACGGTGGACCGGCCATTGCAAATTCCGATTCAATTTACCTCAGAGGAAAAGTGGTTATAAATGGGACTGAGATAGCAACAGTGCATGGTGATAATGCAGCATTAAGTGTTTATGGCGCCGATGCGTTAATTAATGGATTAACAGTTGGAAAAGGGTCTGGAAATATCACTGGCAACATCGCTGTAGGTGAGAATGCTTTATTGGCAAATACTACCGGAAATAATAATATTGCAATAGGCTATTATGCCTTGGCTAAGAATACTAACGGAAGCCACAACATATCGATGGGGTCATTAGCAACCCCTAGTCTTGCATCTGGCGATTACAACATTTCAGTAGGATATATGGCAAATAGCAGCCTCATTACGGGAAGCAACAACATTGCAATAGGCAGTCAGTCCGGTTTTCCGGGAGGAACGAGTAATATAGCTATAGGCTACAAAGCAGGTAGTGATATTACAGGAACGAACAATATCGCTATAGGTGCTTTATCCAGAATCATTTCCGGAAATAATAATATCGTCATTGGAAATGTAGCCAGCATAAATGGCAGCGGTACTAATTTTAATATCGCTATTGGAGACTCTGTTACTGTTGAGGGTAATTATAACATCGCTATAGGAAAACTCTCTAAGGTTAGAGGCACCAATTCTGTAGCTTTAGGCTATGGATCCATTAACAATACAAATAACTCGATAGTACTGGGTTCTTCGCAAGTAAACACAATCAGAGCTGCAGTTACATCAATTACAGCTCTATCTGATCGTAGGGTCAAAAGAGATATTCGAGAAAATGTTCCAGGATTAGCTTTCATCAATAAATTAAATCCTGTAACCTACAATATGGATGTATCGGCGATGGCTTCTCTGCAACAAACTCCAGACACCATAAATATGCAGAGAAAGTTAGAAATTGAGAAAATATTACATACCGGATTTATAGCTCAAGAGGTTGAAAAAGCTGCTCGAGATATAAATTATGACTTCGATGGAGTTTCTATACCACAAAACAAAAATGAAATATACGGTGTGAACTATACCTCATTTGTACCATCGCTGATAAAAGCTGTTCAAGAACAAAAGAAACAAATAGAAGAACAAGAACAGTTTATTGAAGAACAAAAATTAAGTATCCAAAAACAAGATATTTTAGTACAAGATTTAAGAAAAAGATTAGCAACCCTTGAAGCCAAATAA
- a CDS encoding tail fiber domain-containing protein, producing the protein MKKNILYHLLLSLALFSTSEFAQSQVGINTKDPKATLDIHSLSTTPTTPEGLIVPSLTRQQTISKDAAYDNTLTGAIIYVTDLSGTLTTKTRAINRIGYYAFDGTMWIPFQKEPWNKVGTNQASTENTDDIYSNGTVTINSTSALTSMALTVVSQDAYINGISIGRGKGNVSSNTAVGYNTLNNNTTGTTNNAIGYNALAKNTTGSYNIAVGYSALANNEKGNYNLAIGYRVNENRQDSLTYNVAIGANAGFTAGNYNVAIGTNAIGTTTSGGNTIIGNGAKAAGEMLNLAIGTNASTSGGKNNTAVGYNTTSIGEGSIAIGSTARTQGTNTIAIGYGATNTVSNSIVLGNSSITSIRAAVTSITSLSDLRLKKDIQNNVPGWDFIGKLKPVTYHLDLSAEASIKGIPAESRILESEKAAEKITRSGLIAQDVESATKEIGYDFDGIYIPENEKDTYGLGYTTFVVPLVKTVQEQQVILKQQQLTIHIQQQKMNERDTEIDLLLKRIEALDSK; encoded by the coding sequence ATGAAAAAAAATATACTATATCACCTGCTTCTTTCGCTTGCTCTTTTCAGTACAAGTGAGTTCGCTCAATCGCAAGTTGGTATAAATACAAAAGATCCTAAAGCAACATTAGACATCCATAGCTTATCAACAACTCCTACAACTCCTGAGGGACTTATAGTACCCTCATTAACACGTCAGCAGACCATCTCAAAAGATGCAGCATATGACAACACACTAACAGGAGCAATAATATATGTGACTGACTTATCGGGGACATTAACGACAAAAACAAGAGCTATCAACAGAATAGGATATTATGCCTTTGACGGAACTATGTGGATTCCTTTTCAAAAAGAACCTTGGAATAAAGTAGGTACCAATCAAGCTTCTACAGAAAACACCGATGATATTTATTCCAATGGAACAGTAACTATCAATTCGACATCAGCATTAACATCAATGGCACTAACAGTAGTGAGTCAAGATGCATACATTAATGGAATCAGTATTGGTAGAGGAAAAGGAAATGTGAGTTCCAATACTGCAGTTGGGTATAATACACTAAATAATAATACAACAGGAACCACGAACAATGCAATTGGATATAACGCACTAGCTAAAAACACAACAGGAAGCTATAATATTGCAGTTGGTTACTCAGCTCTTGCCAATAACGAAAAGGGAAACTACAACCTGGCTATAGGCTATCGTGTTAATGAAAACAGACAAGACAGTCTCACATACAATGTTGCAATCGGCGCAAATGCAGGCTTTACTGCAGGCAACTATAATGTCGCCATTGGTACTAACGCCATTGGTACAACAACCTCTGGGGGTAACACAATAATAGGAAATGGAGCCAAGGCTGCAGGAGAGATGCTAAACCTTGCTATCGGAACAAATGCTTCGACCAGCGGGGGCAAAAACAATACAGCAGTAGGCTATAACACCACATCCATAGGTGAAGGTAGTATTGCAATAGGGTCTACAGCAAGAACTCAAGGCACAAACACTATTGCCATAGGATATGGTGCGACTAACACTGTGTCTAATTCGATAGTACTGGGAAATAGTTCAATAACTTCAATAAGGGCAGCCGTGACATCTATTACCTCCCTTTCTGATCTTCGCTTAAAAAAAGATATTCAAAATAATGTACCCGGATGGGATTTCATAGGGAAGTTGAAGCCTGTTACTTATCATTTGGATCTAAGTGCAGAAGCTTCGATAAAAGGCATTCCTGCTGAATCCCGTATTCTTGAATCGGAAAAAGCAGCCGAAAAAATAACCAGAAGCGGTTTAATTGCTCAGGATGTTGAATCAGCAACTAAAGAAATCGGGTATGACTTTGACGGAATTTATATTCCTGAAAATGAAAAAGACACTTATGGACTTGGATATACAACATTTGTTGTGCCTTTGGTAAAAACAGTTCAAGAACAACAAGTTATATTAAAACAACAACAACTAACAATACACATACAACAGCAAAAAATGAATGAACGAGATACAGAGATAGACTTATTATTGAAAAGAATAGAAGCTCTGGATAGTAAATAA
- a CDS encoding saccharopine dehydrogenase family protein, which produces MGKVLIIGAGGVGTVVAHKVAQNPEVFTEVMLASRTKSKCDAIAQAIGGGRIQTAQVDADSVEDLIKLFNSFKPELVINVALPYQDLTIMDACLACGVNYLDTANYEPKDEAKYEYSWQWAYKDRFEKAGLTAILGCGFDPGVTSVFTAYAAKHHFDELHTLDIVDCNAGDHGKAFATNFNPEINIREVTQKGKYWENGQWVETEPHEIHKPLNYPNIGPKESYVIYHEELESLVKNFPTLKRARFWMTFGQEYLTHLRVIQNIGMARIDPIIYNGVEIVPIQFLKAVLPDPGELGENYTGETSIGCRITGVKDGKERTYYIYNNCSHEAAFKETGMQGVSYTTGVPAMIGAMMFFKGIWRKPGVFNVEEFNPDPFMEQLNKQGLPWHELFDIDLEM; this is translated from the coding sequence ATGGGTAAAGTTTTAATTATTGGAGCAGGTGGTGTAGGTACAGTAGTAGCTCACAAGGTTGCTCAGAATCCGGAAGTATTTACAGAAGTAATGCTTGCCAGCCGCACCAAATCGAAATGTGATGCTATTGCCCAAGCTATTGGGGGAGGTAGAATTCAAACAGCTCAAGTGGATGCCGACAGTGTTGAGGACTTGATTAAATTATTTAATTCGTTTAAACCCGAGTTAGTAATCAATGTTGCTTTGCCATATCAGGATCTGACTATAATGGATGCTTGTTTGGCATGTGGTGTTAATTATCTGGACACTGCGAATTATGAGCCAAAAGATGAAGCAAAATATGAGTATAGCTGGCAGTGGGCTTATAAAGATAGATTTGAGAAAGCGGGTCTTACGGCTATTCTTGGTTGTGGATTTGATCCGGGTGTGACAAGTGTATTTACTGCCTATGCAGCAAAACATCATTTTGATGAATTGCATACATTAGATATTGTAGATTGTAATGCAGGTGATCATGGAAAAGCTTTTGCAACCAACTTCAATCCTGAAATTAATATACGTGAGGTTACTCAGAAAGGAAAATACTGGGAGAATGGACAGTGGGTTGAAACCGAACCGCACGAAATCCATAAACCATTGAATTATCCTAATATCGGACCAAAAGAATCGTATGTGATCTATCACGAAGAATTGGAGTCGTTGGTGAAAAATTTCCCAACACTTAAGCGTGCTCGTTTCTGGATGACTTTCGGGCAGGAATATCTGACTCACTTACGTGTGATCCAAAATATAGGAATGGCTCGTATCGATCCTATTATATATAATGGTGTAGAGATTGTTCCGATTCAGTTTTTGAAAGCTGTTTTACCTGATCCGGGAGAGCTTGGAGAGAATTATACAGGTGAAACTTCTATCGGATGCCGTATCACAGGCGTAAAGGATGGTAAAGAACGTACCTATTATATATATAACAACTGTTCGCATGAGGCTGCTTTCAAGGAAACAGGTATGCAGGGAGTAAGCTATACTACAGGTGTGCCTGCCATGATAGGAGCCATGATGTTCTTTAAAGGAATCTGGCGTAAACCCGGAGTATTCAATGTCGAAGAGTTTAACCCCGATCCGTTTATGGAGCAATTAAACAAGCAAGGGTTACCTTGGCACGAATTATTTGATATTGACTTGGAAATGTAA
- a CDS encoding PKD domain-containing protein, translating into MLKKIILILTLFLITVGSIYAQKEQYNWYFGFNARLSWNSTRTLTGTGVYGTANATLTGLPLQFPGSAMQTYEGCFSTSDADGNILFYSDGITIWNRNNQQMVTGLSGDPSSAQSGIILPYPETPGKYIAVTLGKDNSNNLSYTVVDMSLNGGLGGTVPATTNVALTGQSGALGESVFAVRHTNKEDFWIVAPGRTTTTSYLNVWKVTSAGVQTTRYSVATVSIGFTSLGANGYLKFTTDGLHYVWADFLSGRLVYGDFNPTAGTITNVKIRNTYPLFPSNPNRAYGVEFSPSGKYLYLTQAPGSLNTNQVSGLVVYDFAALLATSNPNSINPVKTITNPVSLADGVTDHFGGIQLGPDGRMYISRFSSTGMFVITNPESPTAMNIYKLLNFLPGNGYWGLPNFAAPWFRMELTPPANAESCANVSATFQLSIIPGMGLSNVSRIVIDFGDGGTTTYNSPLSSLYSFPHTYNKPGIYTITITAYNATGGVEISTSSTMTINSCAMRVNPQVSVRAGT; encoded by the coding sequence ATGCTAAAAAAAATAATATTAATTTTAACCCTGTTCTTAATAACAGTGGGCAGCATCTATGCTCAAAAAGAACAATACAACTGGTATTTTGGGTTTAACGCCCGTCTTTCCTGGAATTCAACCAGAACACTTACAGGAACAGGAGTTTACGGAACAGCTAACGCCACCTTAACAGGATTACCTTTACAGTTTCCCGGATCGGCTATGCAAACATATGAAGGTTGCTTTTCCACTTCGGATGCAGATGGAAATATTTTGTTTTATTCGGATGGGATAACCATATGGAACAGAAACAACCAACAAATGGTTACAGGCTTATCGGGCGATCCGTCTTCGGCACAATCGGGAATCATATTACCGTACCCCGAAACTCCGGGTAAATACATTGCAGTAACATTAGGGAAAGACAATTCAAACAACCTCTCTTATACTGTTGTAGATATGTCTCTGAATGGAGGGCTTGGGGGCACAGTCCCTGCTACAACGAACGTTGCACTCACAGGACAATCCGGAGCATTGGGTGAATCGGTTTTTGCAGTAAGACATACCAACAAAGAGGATTTCTGGATAGTGGCTCCGGGACGCACAACCACTACATCTTATCTGAATGTATGGAAAGTAACTTCTGCAGGCGTACAAACTACCCGATATAGCGTAGCAACAGTAAGTATAGGCTTCACATCATTAGGAGCCAATGGATACCTCAAATTTACAACTGACGGTCTACACTATGTATGGGCAGATTTCCTTAGCGGAAGACTTGTTTATGGCGATTTTAATCCCACAGCAGGTACTATCACCAACGTAAAAATCCGTAATACATATCCGTTATTTCCTTCTAACCCTAACCGTGCATATGGAGTAGAGTTTTCGCCTAGTGGCAAATATCTGTATCTGACACAGGCTCCGGGTAGTTTGAATACAAACCAGGTTTCAGGATTAGTAGTTTATGATTTTGCAGCTTTGCTGGCTACATCTAATCCTAATTCAATAAATCCAGTAAAAACTATCACTAATCCGGTTTCTCTAGCTGACGGTGTTACCGACCATTTCGGAGGTATACAACTTGGGCCCGACGGGCGGATGTATATCTCCCGGTTCTCCTCTACAGGGATGTTTGTAATTACCAATCCGGAAAGCCCTACGGCTATGAATATTTATAAACTCCTGAATTTCTTACCCGGCAATGGCTATTGGGGACTACCCAACTTTGCTGCACCGTGGTTTCGGATGGAGCTTACACCTCCGGCAAATGCCGAAAGTTGCGCAAACGTATCAGCCACTTTTCAATTATCAATCATTCCGGGTATGGGGCTTAGTAATGTAAGTAGAATCGTAATAGATTTTGGTGATGGTGGTACAACAACATACAACAGCCCCCTAAGCAGCCTGTACAGCTTCCCTCACACCTATAATAAACCAGGTATTTATACCATTACAATTACTGCTTATAACGCAACGGGAGGGGTCGAAATTTCGACATCTTCTACTATGACCATAAATTCGTGTGCGATGAGAGTTAATCCGCAAGTGAGCGTTAGAGCCGGCACTTAA
- the atpC gene encoding ATP synthase F1 subunit epsilon: MKELQLKIISPEKILFQGAVLSVILPGTDGEFGILPDHASLIGSLRKGDISYEIEKGSPEIVTIESGFVEVKKNVVTICVE; the protein is encoded by the coding sequence ATGAAAGAATTACAATTAAAAATAATTTCACCCGAAAAGATACTGTTTCAAGGAGCGGTGTTATCCGTAATACTTCCGGGGACAGATGGTGAATTTGGTATATTGCCCGATCATGCTTCCCTTATAGGGTCTTTACGCAAGGGAGATATTTCTTATGAAATAGAAAAGGGATCGCCGGAAATAGTTACCATTGAAAGTGGATTCGTTGAAGTCAAAAAGAATGTAGTTACCATTTGTGTAGAATAA
- a CDS encoding tail fiber domain-containing protein: MRKNTIKLILALGILLCFTIQIKSQNIGINTTDPKVSLHIIASDNASLAEGLIAPSLTRQQLINKDDAYGIDQTNTLIYITDLSGTTTSKTKEITSPGYYFFDGISWQSFSIEPWYKINTSEKAMLNTDSIYQRGKVVIKGNTIGNVNGVPAALTVYTADASFNNVRVGKGNLNLARNTALGYNALSFDETATENNNLTAIGNNSYSSFTAASGTTIGNTYYPSNKLTTDFVSLSSSFLGNISPLSIKIGAARTSSSDSCNVQIGYINPNGTKNSILIAGYMSLNPTEDSVLLGDSISGNGTRESVYVGTRISTNSATRATVIGSNNRANSTTHLIIANNTSYPYEGSYGVVLGNANITSIRAAVTSITSLSDYRVKKNIESNVPGIEFIKRLNPVTYKLDIPSTDQPMSKRSPENIRHSGFIAQEVETAAKEIKYNFDGIYVPQNEKDRYGLNYSSFVVPLVKAIQEQQAILAEQQIALSQQKNKLKEQNARLEILSQKLAALEQQ, encoded by the coding sequence ATGAGAAAAAATACAATTAAATTAATATTAGCCTTGGGAATCCTTTTGTGCTTCACAATACAGATCAAGTCACAAAACATAGGTATAAATACCACCGACCCGAAAGTATCGTTGCACATTATAGCTTCCGACAATGCTTCCTTGGCAGAAGGGCTCATCGCTCCGTCTCTTACCCGCCAACAACTTATTAACAAAGATGATGCATATGGTATTGATCAAACAAATACCCTCATATATATCACAGATCTGTCGGGCACAACAACATCCAAGACAAAAGAAATAACATCACCCGGATATTATTTCTTTGATGGTATATCGTGGCAATCTTTTTCTATTGAGCCCTGGTATAAAATAAATACTTCAGAAAAAGCAATGTTAAACACCGATTCTATCTACCAGCGAGGAAAAGTAGTAATAAAAGGTAATACCATAGGTAATGTAAATGGTGTACCTGCTGCCTTAACTGTATATACCGCCGATGCCTCTTTTAACAATGTAAGAGTAGGAAAAGGTAATTTGAATTTAGCTCGAAATACTGCATTAGGATACAATGCATTGTCATTCGATGAAACGGCAACTGAAAATAACAACCTTACGGCTATAGGCAATAACTCGTACAGTAGTTTTACTGCTGCATCAGGAACAACTATTGGAAATACTTACTATCCTTCAAATAAACTAACTACCGATTTTGTATCATTATCATCTTCGTTTTTAGGAAATATAAGTCCTTTATCCATAAAAATAGGAGCAGCACGAACCAGCAGCTCAGATTCCTGTAATGTTCAAATAGGATATATCAACCCTAACGGAACTAAAAACTCAATATTGATAGCGGGTTATATGTCCTTGAATCCAACAGAAGACTCAGTTTTATTAGGCGACTCTATTAGTGGAAATGGCACAAGGGAATCGGTTTATGTGGGAACGAGAATAAGTACTAATAGTGCTACCAGAGCTACAGTTATCGGCTCAAATAACCGAGCTAATTCAACTACACACCTCATTATAGCTAACAATACAAGCTATCCCTACGAAGGATCTTATGGAGTTGTACTAGGCAATGCAAATATTACCTCCATCCGAGCTGCCGTAACCTCTATTACCTCTTTATCAGACTATAGAGTAAAAAAGAATATTGAGAGTAATGTTCCCGGAATCGAATTCATAAAAAGACTAAATCCGGTTACATACAAATTAGATATACCATCAACAGACCAACCAATGTCGAAAAGGTCACCCGAGAATATTCGACATAGTGGTTTCATTGCTCAGGAGGTAGAAACTGCTGCCAAAGAGATAAAATATAATTTTGATGGAATCTATGTGCCACAAAATGAAAAAGACAGATACGGGCTCAATTACTCTTCATTTGTTGTACCTTTAGTAAAAGCTATTCAAGAACAACAAGCAATCTTAGCCGAACAACAAATAGCGTTATCACAGCAAAAAAACAAATTAAAAGAGCAGAATGCACGATTGGAGATTTTGTCTCAAAAACTCGCTGCATTAGAGCAACAATAA
- the atpD gene encoding F0F1 ATP synthase subunit beta: MSQLVGRISQVIGPVVDVYFEQKEGSAPNLPQIYEALHVQRPNGKVLIIEVQQHIGENTIRGVAMDSTDGLRRNLDVIATRKPITVPIGNQVKGRLLNVVGDAIDGMEALDNSGGLPIHREPPKFEDLITSRDVLFTGIKVIDLLAPYAKGGKVGLFGGAGVGKTVLIMELINNIAKKHNGYSVFAGVGERTREGNDLLREMIESNVVRYGDEFKKSMEEGHWDLSKVDPKELEKSQISLVFGQMNEPPGARSSVALSGLTVAESFRDADHEDGAPKDILFFIDNIFRFTQAGSEVSALLGRMPSAVGYQPTLSTEMGAMQERITSTKNGSITSVQAVYVPADDLTDPAPATTFSHLDATTVLSRKITELGIYPAVDPLDSTSRSLDPNVVGQEHYDVAQRVKQILQRNKELQDIISILGMEELSDEDRQTVNRARRIQRFLSQPFNVATQFTGVAGVIVDIKDTIKGFQMILDGEVDDLPEQAFLNVGTIEDAIEKGKKLMAQASKA; this comes from the coding sequence ATGTCACAATTAGTAGGTCGTATATCTCAGGTAATAGGTCCCGTAGTGGATGTCTATTTTGAGCAAAAAGAAGGTTCGGCACCAAACTTACCCCAGATATATGAAGCATTACATGTACAAAGACCAAACGGTAAGGTTTTAATTATTGAAGTACAGCAACATATTGGAGAAAATACCATTCGTGGTGTTGCAATGGATAGTACCGATGGTTTAAGACGAAACCTGGATGTTATCGCAACCAGAAAACCCATTACCGTTCCGATAGGCAATCAAGTAAAAGGTCGCTTACTAAATGTGGTAGGAGATGCCATTGACGGCATGGAAGCTCTTGATAATTCAGGAGGATTACCAATACATAGAGAGCCCCCTAAATTTGAAGACCTTATAACCTCTCGCGATGTATTATTTACAGGAATAAAGGTTATTGACTTATTAGCTCCTTATGCAAAAGGAGGTAAGGTGGGTCTTTTCGGTGGAGCAGGTGTTGGTAAGACCGTATTGATTATGGAGCTTATCAATAATATTGCTAAAAAACACAATGGATATTCGGTATTTGCCGGAGTTGGAGAGCGTACTCGTGAAGGTAATGACTTGTTGAGAGAAATGATTGAATCGAACGTTGTTCGCTATGGTGATGAGTTCAAAAAAAGTATGGAAGAAGGTCATTGGGATTTATCGAAAGTTGATCCTAAAGAACTCGAAAAATCTCAAATATCACTTGTCTTCGGACAGATGAATGAACCTCCCGGAGCACGTTCGTCAGTAGCACTTTCTGGACTTACGGTTGCAGAATCTTTCCGTGATGCAGATCACGAAGATGGTGCACCTAAAGATATACTATTCTTTATAGATAATATATTCCGTTTTACGCAAGCAGGTTCTGAGGTTTCCGCCCTTTTAGGTCGTATGCCTTCGGCAGTAGGTTATCAACCTACCCTATCTACTGAGATGGGTGCAATGCAAGAGCGTATCACTTCAACCAAGAATGGATCTATTACATCTGTTCAGGCAGTTTATGTGCCGGCAGATGACTTAACTGACCCTGCTCCTGCAACCACATTCTCTCACTTGGATGCAACCACAGTATTGAGCCGTAAGATTACAGAGTTGGGTATTTATCCGGCAGTAGACCCGTTGGATTCTACATCTCGAAGCCTCGACCCGAATGTTGTAGGTCAAGAACATTATGATGTTGCTCAACGAGTAAAACAAATATTACAAAGAAATAAAGAACTTCAGGATATTATCTCCATATTAGGTATGGAAGAGCTTTCAGATGAAGATCGCCAAACGGTAAACAGAGCAAGACGTATTCAACGTTTCTTATCACAACCGTTTAATGTTGCCACACAGTTTACAGGCGTTGCCGGTGTAATTGTAGATATCAAAGACACGATAAAAGGATTTCAGATGATTCTTGATGGTGAGGTTGACGATCTGCCCGAACAAGCTTTCTTAAATGTGGGAACTATTGAAGATGCAATCGAAAAAGGCAAAAAATTAATGGCACAAGCGTCTAAAGCTTAA
- the aldA gene encoding aldehyde dehydrogenase, protein MKELKMFIDGKFIENTSGKWINVLNPSTEEVIAKMPDGTLEDTKKAIDAADAAQIQWEKTPAVERAGYLLKIAAGIRKREKEITDIIVQEGGKTQGLANVEALFTADYLEYMAGWARRYEGEIIQSDRPNENIFLFKKAIGVTTGILPWNFPFFLIARKAAPALVTGNTIVVKPSQLTPINAYIFAQIVEEAGVPKGVFNLVNGRGSVIGHELAANPKVGMVSLTGSVSAGQQTMAAAAPNITKVSLELGGKAPAIVMDDADLDLAVKAIIASRVINTGQVCNCAERVYVHKNVKEAFMTKLVAGMKAVKVGDPNKIADLDMGPLVEENALKSVQDKVEKAIKQGAKLICGGNRIGNKGYFFEPTILDNVTQNMDIIKEETFGPVLPIVEFTDINDAIAWANDSEFGLTSSVYTQNLDTAFKLVRALKFGETYINRENFEAMQGFHAGCRKSGIGGADGKHGLEEYLQTHVVYLETKG, encoded by the coding sequence ATGAAAGAATTAAAAATGTTCATCGATGGGAAATTCATCGAAAATACTTCAGGAAAGTGGATCAATGTCCTAAATCCTTCAACAGAAGAAGTAATCGCAAAGATGCCTGACGGCACTCTCGAAGATACAAAAAAAGCCATCGACGCAGCAGACGCCGCTCAGATACAATGGGAAAAAACTCCCGCCGTTGAAAGAGCCGGTTACCTCCTTAAAATTGCTGCGGGCATTCGTAAAAGGGAAAAAGAAATAACAGATATTATTGTACAAGAAGGTGGTAAAACACAAGGCTTAGCAAATGTTGAGGCTCTGTTTACCGCCGATTATCTGGAGTATATGGCAGGATGGGCACGACGTTACGAAGGCGAAATTATCCAAAGTGATCGTCCTAACGAAAACATATTCTTATTTAAGAAAGCTATCGGTGTAACAACAGGCATCCTACCCTGGAACTTCCCATTTTTCCTTATAGCCCGAAAAGCTGCTCCGGCACTCGTTACAGGAAATACGATAGTAGTAAAACCAAGTCAGTTAACACCTATCAATGCATACATCTTCGCACAGATTGTCGAAGAAGCAGGTGTACCCAAAGGAGTATTCAATCTGGTCAACGGACGTGGTTCTGTGATCGGTCATGAACTGGCAGCTAATCCTAAGGTGGGCATGGTGAGTCTCACAGGAAGTGTTTCAGCAGGACAACAAACCATGGCTGCTGCAGCTCCTAATATCACCAAAGTATCTCTCGAACTGGGGGGAAAAGCTCCTGCCATAGTAATGGACGATGCCGATCTCGATTTAGCCGTTAAAGCGATTATTGCCTCAAGAGTAATTAACACAGGGCAGGTTTGTAATTGTGCCGAACGTGTATATGTACACAAAAATGTTAAAGAGGCATTTATGACTAAATTGGTTGCAGGAATGAAAGCTGTTAAAGTAGGAGATCCGAATAAAATCGCCGATCTTGATATGGGACCGTTAGTAGAAGAAAATGCTCTCAAATCGGTTCAGGATAAAGTTGAAAAAGCAATTAAACAAGGTGCAAAATTAATCTGCGGAGGAAACCGTATCGGAAATAAGGGATATTTCTTCGAACCAACTATACTTGATAATGTTACTCAAAATATGGATATTATCAAAGAAGAAACATTCGGTCCCGTTTTACCGATTGTAGAGTTTACCGATATAAATGACGCTATTGCTTGGGCTAATGACTCCGAATTTGGCTTAACCTCTTCGGTATATACTCAGAATTTAGACACTGCTTTTAAATTGGTGAGAGCTCTTAAATTTGGAGAGACATATATCAATCGTGAAAACTTCGAAGCCATGCAAGGATTTCATGCAGGATGCCGCAAATCGGGTATTGGCGGTGCTGACGGAAAACATGGATTGGAAGAATATCTACAAACTCATGTAGTCTACTTAGAAACAAAGGGTTAA